The Rhopalosiphum maidis isolate BTI-1 chromosome 1, ASM367621v3, whole genome shotgun sequence genome has a segment encoding these proteins:
- the LOC113550468 gene encoding E3 ubiquitin-protein ligase UBR5 isoform X4 produces the protein MSSLQFIVHPAPGTDDQLNDRFKEVSERLNRSILGNTSSYPVLSNIKSPIKQIVVGPYHIGLLFEDGRVARIPFTVLAERLDLSRSTGDANKMPSKSSSGNSGGGGGGGGGNLSSATRHLTRRARIMRSGTFRGTSRSSGSGVIMSSGSSSGRPVMPAQFVPEELVAQAQVVLQGKSRNLIIRELQRTNLDVNLAVNNLLSRDDEEGDGEIEEVNGPGGDSYVPEDLMSLLDGGGFHSDHSVIIDADAIFSEDMFSYSSSRRPMLTFRRNGARRLGERDRVSNSANDSTSSDRNSGPSDRDSFTRWRDRHCYGQQQHRQRQQQWLEGALRDSAWDKDTDSKKKDSNTGNPLWLSNDAEYWPEPNVKFIQIAAIHSELIALSAGGQLYQWKWEDADPYKTLDNNVHHPKTNALGLTNEKVVLLSGTIIRVSVVTESNKVATWMDESLTHAATASKLEHPAQLYSEFVVDHVISIHTCPLYTLARLESGALYWWGVLPFNQRRKIWDKYRTKARKQKTNNLNSDIIVGSQVCMKNSPLYQPGAIGITLYGGEPKIGQLLNSAWTYADVCRFQILTPPQIFQSQNINSSSSKSCSPIEKSKETADRIDMPPPPSPASSTCSETGSTIQSSKRTKRVTLKGLEDDKNIEEDWPLKDVVFVEDQKSLPIGRVVHVDGSYAAVKFPCVSKDIITGIFPKDKDPNTSANDDVVTNIIKMLDQNEVRLMKKDDLQVCKVAVASKVPDCFQRTPRRINIPTDNGNQILTLTIDGQGVHAIVKNGSKISYIKFNVTSGKIEQDSPFPVDASALIGLNPDNMQIICTAESKDNICILRDGNRTIYPLAKDSTDSMREPQWLDLGPVRCMGIGSYTVTSPHVKAVAAIIVLDVEQQILMSRILKPNLESVKLLIQQLSLEIDNGVLLSQILAERCDGNRNLLHACVSVCAPISNKELEEGDNVSNQPNSNVDTLNVIQKAFGVRSTFSLREMMRRASAAVRSSTTNNSSDSEPMEMNDEAPPPGTVPEPWQEPVNATTQSTPVLQNEEETIQPTPPINPNTERRNNALAILRLLCESSVFSPHLLDLLTAKDAQGLTPFMLAVTVRAYPAAIILLDTIHRVVSKVVLPPNIFEMQGTSTTEQEHAIKNVMSAWRSSVAGTGSNPTSSNKVPSEIAPQPVPLFKNSPVGNFELPPYWSLSSSGLPQSQPPPPPPPPPPSQQQQSNDFSKGYFPLPPPPPPLSIYKTHIWYTERSFYRESDSEKILKAKEVLASMVYPAGSNPDYSPLHVICCNDTCSFTWTGAEHINQDIFECRTCGLTGSLCCCTECARVCHRGHDCKLKRTSPTAYCDCWEKCRCKALVQGHQASRSQLLNRLINETDLVTHYNSRGESILLFLVQTVGRQSNEQRQYSRSSRQRAASRKTPSSDIEMDMPDHDLEPPRFSRKALERLLNDWPAVKAMIMSGVKNDSESKLTTDQPYLKNQSGTTFLDKFMHCLLFKCNAEVITNSFLMVDALVTTIVKELHNPLSNSAEVNSIARRFIRSVIRVFVVYSVELAPQNNKRRMLGNLSSPFARARRIFQSMMKLSVEELCETAESLIAPVRLGVARPTAPFTLSTNSNPDIQSYEEIFFVEPMAPNNMNLSDQIEGANVHRQSQNDQPPIDIELEDEMADNNDGEGSDPEDVMGSVLESHVRLGPNSISDSNQQGPVDPESDTEDMLVETDSDSDQSNQDGGGQRSVQTGATAGSDTDDESGESTQQEDGEESEAGETDELDAEEFLVSEDQLERRATSSGQGHRTNLAPQSMQWAIRNRDTATRTATGFRVASGNSLVFIDPTSLRRSAVAAVSNSTNNSGNGGNNAAAAAAAAVASAAAGLNDSITMATTASSLARAFAVVIRQIADLLVTSINDPPSLPIPVRISIQDTCSLQIIIEKSLKPTWDWLMAIMDSTEAQLRFGASLTQSSDPQHPRHPLHSTTTANTTNTMPSTSSGIGATSSNNNQAVEPRREFISYCLSLMRAHSNEHGDSLPVLDVSSLKHVAYVLDALVYYMRADTAAVNCQSINTPILLADPLDPEPWVIDQQDENDNEENDEEINTTVPSISQTSSPRFVDMDSGTRGRRHAFFQRSDSTLCLGCPPPDPFETPMTQAMPLADQPHLLQPNARKEDMFGSPKLSTPLDGSVEGLPSRLSLSSRSDNGSEQLPKEHERKRQDTEPEDLSIRANVAEKFNEMTEFFGLGDESDTSQPIPESEMTKRDRDLIIVPTSTFSDTTSPMLKSVIVRAPSGGTPSTSSSSAQVKPNPDVDDSHNSYSNNDIVKPMNKGSRLGESVSHDLLLGRWRLTLDLFGRVFMEDVGLEPGSVVSELGGFPVKEAKFRRDMEKLRNQQNRDLTLSKLERDRNQLILMTFKELNNQYNSYHRRTSSSHPCLAVNRVKVTFKDEPGEGSGVARSFYTALAEALLSSEKLPNLESVQVGGRYSQYTVLQRLRNRERTEAPRIRHPGPLSPRVPSRRSERNDREQRRTLSVDARSFVPNSGSSDANPNSHLTPHQQQLGERLYPKVVQIRPSLASKITGMLLELSPAQLLTLLASEEALRMRVNEAIALLMQTVEMSSLVDVTHPLPPADSLLEDVDLFLSLSEQHGSKPAPPAKENIAEENVTEENLDDNTPLFYCPGKQGFYSPRQGKASYERLNAFRNTGRLIGLCLLQNELCPMYFNRHVLKVILGRSIRFHDLAFFDPVMYESLRQLVLDAESKDKESLFSTLDLNFSIDLSQEEGGGSVELVSCGVDIEVTPNNVYDYVRRYAEFRMFKTQQKAFFALRSGVFDVIPESSLDGLTAEDLRLLLNGVGDINVPLLISYTSFNDESGLATSDRQIKFKRWLWSIVDKMTPSERQDLVYFWTGSPALPASEEGFQPMPSVTMRPADDSHLPTANTCISRLYIPLYSSRTILRHKLLIAIKTKHFGFV, from the exons ATGTCGTCGTTACAATTCATCGTCCATCCAGCCCCTGGAACGGATGATCAGCTCAACGACAG ATTTAAAGAAGTTTCAGAACGTTTAAATAGAAGTATTTTAGGAAATACATCATCTTATCCTGTGCTATCAAATATCAAATCTCCAATCAAACAAATTGTAGTTGGACCATATCATATTGGCTTATTATTTGAAGATGGACGAGTGGCTCGAATTCCATTTACAGTACTTGCAGAAAGATTGGACTTGTCCAGATCTACCGGTGATGCCAATAAGATGCCTTCTAAATCTAGCAGTGGAAATAGTggaggtggtggtggtggaggTGGTGGAAATTTAAGTTCTGCCACTCGTCATCTAACTCGACGAGCTCGTATAATGAGATCAGGAACATTCCGTGGAACTTCAag gtCATCTGGTAGTGGTGTAATAATGAGCAGTGGTTCATCAAGTGGACGTCCAGTTATGCCAGCTCAATTTGTACCAGAAGAGCTTGTAGCTCAAGCACAAGTTGTGTTGCAAGGTAAAAgtcgaaatttaataatacgtgAACTGCAGCGAACAAATTTGGACGTGAATTTGGCTGTCAACAACCTTTTATCACGTGATGACGAAGAAGGTGATGGAGAAATTGAGGAAGTCAATGGACCTGGTGGAGACTCATATGTTCCTGAAGATTTGATGTCTTTATTGGATGGTGGAGGATTTCATTCAGATCATTCTGTTATTATTGATGCTGATGCAATTTTTTCTGAAGATATGTTTTCATATTCTTCATCTAGAAG ACCCATGTTGACATTTCGTAGGAATGGTGCTAGAAGATTAGGCGAACGTGATCGTGTAAGCAATAGTGCAAATGATAGTACATCCAGTGATCGTAATTCAGGACCCAGTGATCGAGACAGTTTCACTAGATGGAGAGATCGTCATTGTTATGGACAGCAACAACATCGTCAAAGACAACAACAGTGGCTTGAAGGAGCACTACGTGATTCAGCATGGGATAAAGATAcag ACTCTAAGAAAAAGGATAGTAACACTGGCAATCCTTTGTGGTTGTCCAATGATGCAGAATATTGGCCAGAaccaaatgtaaaatttatacaaattgccGCAATCCACTCAGAATTAATTGCCTTGTCTGCTGGAGGACAACTTTATCAATGGAAATGGGAAGATGCTGATCCTTACAAGACCTTAGAT aacaaTGTACATCATCCAAAGACTAATGCTCTTGGTTTAACAAATGAAAAAGTAGTTCTCCTTTCTGGTACTATTATACGAGTTTCTGTAGTAACTGAATCTAATAAAGTAGCTACATGGATGGATGAAAGTCTTACTCATGCTGCCACTGCTTCTAAACTTGAACATCCAGCTCAGCTTTATTCTGAATTTGTTGTTGATCATGTAATTTCTATCCATACTTGTCCACTGTATACTTTAGCACGTTTGGAAAGTGGAGCACTTTATTGGtg GGGAGTATTACCATTTAATCAGAGACGTAAAATATGGGATAAATATCGTACTAAAGctagaaaacaaaaaactaataatttaaattctgataTTATTGTTGGAAGTCAAGTTTGTATGAAAAACAGTCCACTTTATCAGCCAGGAGCTATtg gcatAACTTTATATGGTGGCGAACCTAAAATAggtcaattattaaattctgcCTGGACATATGCTGATGTTTGCagatttcaaattttgacacCACCTCAGATATTTCAgtctcaaaatattaatagtagttCCTCTAAATCATGCTCACCTATTGAAAAAAGTAAAGAGACTGCTGATAGAATTGACATGCCACCACCTCCTTCTCCAGCATCGAGCACTTGCAGTGAAACAGGAAGCACTATTCAAAGCTCAA AGCGAACCAAAAGAGTGACATTGAAGGGTCTTgaagatgataaaaatattgaagagGATTGGCCATTAAAAGATGTTGTATTTGTTGAAGACCAAAAGAGTTTGCCTATTG GTCGTGTTGTTCATGTGGATGGTTCATATGCTGCAGTTAAATTCCCATGTGTTTCAAAAGATATTATAACTGGAATATTTCCTAAAGATAAAGATCCAAATACGTCTGCAAATGATGATGTAGTGACAAACATCATAAAGATGTTAGACCAAAATGAAGTTAGATTAATGAAAAAAGATGACCTAcag gtTTGTAAAGTGGCTGTTGCAAGTAAAGTACCAGACTGTTTTCAGAGAACACCTAGAAGAATAAATATACCAACTGATAACGGAAATCAAATCCTAACTTTAACTATTGATGGTcaag gtgTACATGCTATTGTAAAAAATGGTTCAAAAATCAGTTAcatcaaatttaatgtaactaGTGGAAAAATAGAGCAAGATAGTCCTTTTCCGGTTGATGCTAGTGCTTTAATAGGACTGAATCCTGATAATATGCAGATTATTTGTACTGCAGaa agcaaagataatatatgtattttacgtGATGGTAATCGAACTATATATCCGCTTGCAAAGGACAGTACTGATTCAATGAGAGAGCCACAATGGTTAGATTTGGGACCTGTACGGTGTATGGGTATTGGTTCATATACAGTTACTTCACCTCACGTAAAAGCAGTTGCTGCCATCATAGTATTGGATGTAGAACAACAAATTCTCATGTCCCGAATATTAAAACCCAATCTTGAGTCTGTTAAATTGTTGATACAACAGTTATCACTTGAAattg ataatggtGTCCTCTTATCACAAATTTTAGCAGAGCGATGCGATGGTAATCGTAATCTTTTACATGCTTGTGTTTCAGTCTGTGCTCCTATTTCAAATAAAGAATTAgaag aaGGAGATAATGTATCAAATCAACCAAATTCCAATGTAGACACTTTGAATGTAATTCAAAAGGCATTTGGGGTACGATCAACATTTAGCTTACGAGAAATGATGAGACGAGCTTCAGCTGCTGTAAGATCAA GTACTACTAATAATTCATCTGACTCTGAGCCAATGGAAATGAATGATGAGGCACCACCTCCAGGCACTGTTCCTGAACCATGGCAAGAACCAGTTAATGCAACTACTCAATCAACTCCAGTTTTACAAAATGAAGAAGAAACAATTCAACCTACGCCACCAATTAATCCAAATACTGAAAGAAGAAACAACGCATTGGCTATTTTACGACTACTGTGTGAATCATCTGTATTTTCACCTCATCTATTAGATCTACTAACCGCTAA agATGCTCAAGGATTAACACCATTTATGTTGGCGGTGACTGTTAGAGCTTATCCTGCtgctattattttacttgataCTATCCATCGTGTGGTTTCCAAAGTAGTATTACCacctaatatatttgaaatgcaAGGCACTTCAACTACCGAACAAGAGcatgcaattaaaaatgtgatgaGTGCTTGGAGATCTTCAGTTGCTGGAACAGGATCCAATCCTACCAGTAGTAACAAAGTACCTTCAGAAATAGCTCCTCAACCAGTACCTTTGTTTAAGAATTCGCCTGTTGGTAACTTTGAATTACCACCTTATTGGTCATTATCATCATCTGGATTGCCACAGTCACAACCACCACCTCCACCACCACCGCCTCCGCCATCACAACAACAACAGTCAAATGATTTTTCTAAag gatATTTTCCTCTTCCACCACCTCCACCAcctttatcaatttataagaCACATATTTGGTATACTGAGAGATCATTTTATCGTGAAAGTGATAGTGAGAAAATTCTTAAAGCAAAGGAAGTTTTAGCTTCTATGGTGTACCCTGCTGGCTCAAATCCAGATTACAGTCCATTGCACGTTATTTGTTGCAATGATACTTGCAGTTTTACTTGGACTGGAGCTGAACATATTAAtcag GATATATTTGAATGCCGTACATGCGGTTTAACTGGATCATTATGCTGCTGCACAGAATGTGCTCGGGTTTGTCATCGAGGCCATGACTGTAAATTGAAAAGAACATCTCCTACTGCATATTGTGATTGTTGGGAAAAATGTCGCTGTAAAGCTTTAGTGCAAGGTCATCAAGCATCGAGATCACAGCTACTAAACagattaattaatgaaactgATTTAGTAACCCATTATAATTcaag aggagaaagtatattattgtttttggtaCAAACAGTTGGCCGACAATCAAATGAACAACGTCAATACAGCAGATCATCGAGACAACGAGCTGCTTCTCGTAAAACACCATCTTCTGatattg aaatggATATGCCAGACCATGATTTAGAACCACCCCGATTTAGTCGTAAAGCATTAGAAAGATTACTAAATGATTGGCCTGCGGTAAAAGCAATGATAATGTCAGGagtaaaaaatgattctgaatcTAAATTAACAACTGACCAACCGTATTTAAAAAACCAGTCTGGTACTACATTCTTGGACAAATTTATGCActgtttactttttaaatgtaatgctgaagtaataactaactcattttta atggTTGATGCTTTGGTGACAACAATTGTTAAAGAACTGCATAATCCATTAAGTAATTCAGCTGAAGTTAACTCAATAGCACGTCGTTTTATTAGATCTGTAATACGTGTATTTGTTGTTTATAGTGTTGAATTAGCCCCTCAAAATAATAAGCGACGAAT gCTTGGAAATTTATCTTCTCCATTTGCTAGAGCAAGACGAATTTTCCAATCAATGATGAAATTATCAGTAGAAGAATTATGTGAAACAGCTGAAAGCTTAATTGCGCCTGTTCGTCTTGGTGTCGCAAGACCTACTGCTCCATTTACTTTGTCTACTAATTCCAATCCAGATATACAA agttatgaagaaatattttttgtagagCCAATGGCTCCAAATAACATGAACTTATCTGATCAAATAGAAGGTGCTAATGTTCACAGACAATCTCAAAATGATCAACCTCCAATTGATATAGAATTAGAAGATGAAATGGCAGaca ataacgATGGTGAAGGTAGTGATCCCGAAGATGTTATGGGGAGTGTTCTTGAAAGTCATGTTCGTTTAGGACCAAATAGTATTTCTGATTCTAATCAACAAGGTCCAGTTGACCCAGAATCTGATACAGAAGATATGTTAGTTGAAACAGATTCAGATTCTGATCAAAGTAATCAAGATGGTGGTGGTCAAAGAAGTGTCCAGACAGGAGCTACTGCTGGATCAGATACTGACGATGAATCAGGAGAGTCTACTCAACAAGAAGACGGGGAAGAATCTGAAGCTGGAGAAACTGATGAATTGGATGCTGAAGAATTTCTCGTGTCTGAAGATCAATTAGAAAGAAGAgc TACATCTTCTGGACAAGGACATAGAACAAATTTAGCACCACAATCTATGCAATGGGCAATTAGAAATCGCGATACTGCCACACGAACTGCAacag ggtTTAGAGTTGCTTCTGGAAATTCACTAGTATTCATAGATCCTACATCATTGAGGCGATCTGCTGTAGCTGCAGTTAGTAATAGTACGAATAATTCTGGTAATGGAGGCAATAATGCAGCAGCAGCCGCTGCAGCAGCAGTTGCATCTGCTGCAGCTGGTCTTAATGATTCAATCACAATGGCTACTACTGCTTCAAGTTTAGCTAGAGCATTTGCAGTTGTCATACGTCAAATTGCTGATTTATTAGTTACATCTATAAATGATCCACCATCATTACCAATACCAGTGCGCATATCAATACAAGATACTTGTAGTTTAcag ataataattgaaaagtcACTTAAACCTACTTGGGATTGGTTAATGGCAATCATGGATTCAACTGAAGCTCAACTTAGGTTTGGTGCCTCACTTACTCAATCATCTGATCCACAACATCCAAGACATCCTTTACATTCAACAACTACAGCTAATACTACAAATACAATGCCTAGTACATCGTCTGGAATAG gtgcaactagtagtaataataatcaggCAGTTGAACCCCGACgtgaatttatatcatattgtttatCTCTAATGCGTGCTCACAGTAATGAGCATGGAGATTCTTTACCAGTTTTGGATGTTTCTTCGTTAAAACATGTTGCTTATGTTTTGGATGCTTTAGTGTATTATATGAGGGCTGACACAGCTGCTGTTAATTGTCAATCAATAAATACACCTATACTTTTAGCAGATCCATTAGATCCTGAACCCTGGGTTATAGATCAGCAA gacGAAAATGACAATGAAGAAAATGACGAAGAAATTAATACTACTGTACCATCGATCAGCCAAACATCTAGTCCAAGATTTGTAGACATGGATTCTGGAACTAGAGGTCGACGACATGCATTTTTCCAAAGATCAGATTCTACTTTATGTTTAGGATGTCCTCCACCAGATCCTTTTGAAACACCTATGACTCAAGCTATGCCGTTAGCTGATCAACCACATTTACTACAACCAAATGCACGTAAAGAAGATATGTTTGGTTCTCCAAAACTTTCAA CACCTTTAGATGGATCAGTGGAAGGTCTGCCATCAAGGCTTAGTTTATCCAGTCGTAGCGATAATGGAAGTGAACAGTTACCCAAAGAACATGAAAGAAAAA gacAAGATACTGAACCAGAAGATCTTTCTATTCGTGCAAATGTGGCTGAAAAGTTTAATGAAATGACTGAATTCTTTGGCCTAGGTGATGAATCAGATACTTCACAACCAATCCCTGAAT cTGAAATGACCAAAAGAGATCGAGACTTAATAATTGTACCAACAAGTACTTTCTCTGATACTACATCACCTATGCTGAAAAGTGTAATTGTTAGAGCTCCTTCTGGTGGAACTCCATCTACTTCT tcaaGTTCAGCACAAGTAAAACCAAATCCCGATGTGGACGATAGCCATAATTCATATTCAAACAATGATATTGTTAAACCAATGAAtaa GGGTAGTCGTTTAGGAGAGAGTGTATCCCATGACTTATTGTTAGGTCGCTGGCGTTTAACATTAGACCTTTTTGGTCGTGTGTTTATGGAAGATGTAGGCTTGGAACCTGGATCTGTTGTTTCTGAACTTGGAGGTTTCCCAGTTAAAGAAGCAAAGTTCCGTAGAGATATGGAAAAGTTAAGAAATCAACAAAATAGAGATCTAACATTATCAAAA TTGGAACGTGATCGTAATCAATTGATTCTCATGACCTTCAAAGAATTAAACAATCAGTATAATTCTTATCACCGTAGAACATCTAGTAGTCATCCCTGTCTAGCAGTTAATAGAGTGAAAGTAACATTTAAGGATGAACCTGGAGAAGGATCAGGTGTTGCTAGATCATTCTATACTGCCCTAGCTgag GCTCTTCTATCAAGTGAAAAATTGCCAAACCTTGAATCAGTCCAAGTTGGTGGTAGATACTCTCAATACACTGTTCTTCAACGTTTAAGAAATCGTGAGCGCACTGAAGCTCCCCGAATACGACATCCTGGTCCATTATCACCACGAGTGCCATCAAGACGGTCTGAGCGTAATGACCGCGAACAACGTCGAACACTCTCTGTTGATGCACGTTCATTTGTTCCTAATTCTGGATCATCCGATGCTAATCCTAATTCTCATCTAACTCCACACCAGCAACAACTTGGTGAACGCCTGTATCCAAAG GTTGTTCAAATTAGACCAAGTTTAGCCAGCAAAATTACAGGAATGCTTTTAGAGTTATCACCTGCTCAATTACTAACATTATTAGCATCTGAAGAAGCTTTGAGAATGCGTGTGAATGAAGCTATTGCATTGCTAATGCAAACTGTTGAAATGTCATCACTTGTTGATGTGACTCATCCATTACCGCCTGCTGATAGTCTTCTTG aagaCGTTGATTTGTTCTTAAGTCTTTCCGAACAACATGGTTCTAAACCTGCTCCACCagcaaaagaaaatattgcaGAAGAAAATGTAACAGAAGAAAACTTGGATGATAACAcaccattattttattgtcctGGTAAACAAGGATTTTATTCACCACGTCAAGGAAAAGCTTCTTATGAACGCTTGAATGCATTCAGAAATACTGGAAG ATTGATTGGACTGTGTCTTCTACAAAATGAATTATGCCCAATGTATTTTAATCGACACGTTCTTAAAGTGATACTTGGTAGATCTATAAGATTCCACGATTTAGCATTTTTCGATCCAGTTATGTATGAAAGTCTCAGGCAACTTGTGCTAGATGCTGAATCTAAAGATAAAGAATCATTATTCTCAACTTTAGATTTAAActttag cattGATCTGAGCCAAGAAGAAGGTGGTGGAAGTGTAGAATTAGTTAGTTGTGGTGTTGATATTGAAGTGACGCCCAACAATGTTTATGATTATGTAAGAAGATATGCTGAGTTTAGAATGTTTAAAACTCAACAAAAAGCCTTCttt gcATTGAGATCTGGAGTATTTGATGTAATTCCCGAAAGTTCATTAGATGGTTTAACTGCTGAAGATTTAAGATTATTGTTAAATGGAGTTGGTGATATTAATGTACCTTTACTAATTTCATACACGAGTTTCAACGATGAGTCTGGTCTTGCCACTAGTGAtcgtcaaataaaatttaagcgTTGGTTATGGTctattgttgataaaatgaCTCCATCTGAAAGACAAGActtg GTATACTTCTGGACTGGATCACCAGCTCTACCAGCATCAGAAGAAGGATTCCAGCCAATGCCTAGCGTCACCATGCGTCCTGCTGATGATTCACACTTGCCAACTGCAAACACATGTATATCTAGATTGTATATACCACTTTACAGCAGTCGTACTATACTCAGGCACAAACTTTTAATTGCCATAAAAACTAAGCATTTtggatttgtttaa